One Bacillus amyloliquefaciens DSM 7 = ATCC 23350 DNA window includes the following coding sequences:
- a CDS encoding TIGR00375 family protein has product MKTIYADLHIHIGRTHTGKPVKITGAKTLTLHRILEEASEGKGIELLGIIDCHSPEVIEEIERGIEEGRYRELKEGGIRYRNTTLLLGSELEIYDHTCLGPIHVLVFMPALAEMKMFSEWLAKRLTNIHLSSQRIYETGLNLQKKTKELGGLFIPAHMFTPHKSLYGKGVRSSLREVFDPALIDAAELGLSCDTDMASRLTELDPYTFLTNSDAHSLGKIGREYNEMLLKEANFTEFSLALKGKDGRKITANYGLNPKLGKYYRTACDRCGSPVEKGASACPECGGKTMTKGVSERLEELSGSEKSRVPRPPYIHQIPLQFIPGVGPKTLEKLKRAFGTEMAILHRAKEEDLARVVQPKIAAVIHKARTGQLALEAGGGGTYGRIKP; this is encoded by the coding sequence ATGAAAACCATTTATGCGGATCTGCATATTCATATCGGGCGCACCCATACGGGAAAACCGGTCAAAATCACTGGAGCCAAAACATTGACGCTGCACCGGATATTAGAAGAAGCAAGCGAGGGGAAGGGAATTGAACTTTTAGGCATCATCGACTGCCATTCCCCGGAAGTCATTGAAGAAATCGAGCGCGGAATTGAAGAAGGCAGATACCGTGAACTGAAAGAAGGCGGCATCCGGTATCGGAATACCACGCTTCTGTTGGGAAGTGAGCTTGAAATCTATGATCATACATGCCTCGGGCCGATTCACGTTCTCGTCTTTATGCCGGCTCTTGCCGAAATGAAGATGTTTTCCGAGTGGCTCGCAAAAAGGCTTACAAACATCCATCTCAGTTCACAGCGCATTTATGAAACAGGTTTGAATCTCCAAAAGAAAACAAAGGAATTGGGCGGGCTGTTTATTCCCGCCCATATGTTCACCCCGCATAAAAGCCTGTACGGAAAAGGGGTCAGATCTTCTTTAAGAGAAGTATTCGACCCGGCGCTCATTGATGCGGCGGAACTCGGATTAAGCTGCGACACCGATATGGCTTCGCGGTTAACAGAACTTGACCCGTATACATTTTTAACAAATTCTGATGCGCATTCCTTAGGGAAAATCGGCAGAGAATATAATGAAATGCTTCTTAAGGAAGCGAATTTCACGGAATTTTCGCTGGCTTTAAAAGGGAAGGACGGAAGAAAAATCACGGCGAATTACGGACTGAATCCGAAGCTAGGGAAGTATTACCGGACGGCTTGCGACCGCTGCGGCAGCCCGGTTGAAAAAGGAGCTTCCGCATGTCCGGAGTGCGGGGGAAAAACAATGACAAAAGGGGTCAGTGAACGGCTCGAGGAACTGAGCGGATCGGAAAAAAGCCGCGTGCCGCGGCCTCCGTATATTCATCAAATCCCGCTGCAGTTCATTCCCGGAGTCGGGCCGAAAACATTAGAAAAACTGAAGCGGGCTTTCGGGACGGAGATGGCGATTCTTCATCGGGCAAAAGAAGAGGACTTGGCGCGTGTCGTACAGCCTAAAATAGCGGCCGTCATTCATAAAGCGCGCACCGGACAGCTCGCCCTTGAGGCCGGGGGCGGGGGAACGTACGGCCGGATAAAGCCGTAA
- a CDS encoding NUDIX hydrolase encodes MEHLEEKTLAKKKLYDGKVIDLYLEDVELPNGKTSKREIVKHPGAVAVLAVTEEGKIILVNQFRKPLERTIVEIPAGKLEKGEEPEHTALRELEEETGYTAETLTKITAFYTSPGFADEIVHLFLAEGLSPLEEKRELDEDEFVEVMQVTLDEAVKLTEERRVYDAKTAYAIQYLQLKEALKEK; translated from the coding sequence ATGGAACATTTAGAAGAAAAAACACTAGCGAAAAAAAAGCTGTATGACGGGAAAGTCATAGACCTTTACTTAGAAGATGTAGAGCTTCCGAACGGAAAAACAAGCAAGCGGGAAATCGTCAAGCATCCGGGGGCGGTGGCCGTGCTTGCGGTGACCGAAGAAGGAAAAATCATTTTGGTGAACCAGTTCAGAAAGCCGCTGGAACGGACTATCGTTGAAATCCCGGCCGGCAAGCTTGAAAAGGGGGAAGAGCCCGAGCATACCGCTTTAAGAGAGCTGGAGGAAGAAACGGGATATACGGCGGAAACCTTGACGAAAATTACCGCTTTTTATACATCACCCGGATTTGCTGATGAAATCGTGCACCTCTTTCTTGCTGAAGGGCTTTCGCCGCTAGAAGAAAAGCGCGAGCTGGATGAGGACGAATTTGTCGAAGTGATGCAGGTCACGCTTGATGAGGCCGTGAAACTGACCGAAGAGCGCCGGGTGTATGACGCTAAAACGGCGTACGCGATTCAGTATCTCCAGCTGAAAGAAGCGCTGAAGGAAAAATGA
- the mciZ gene encoding Z-ring formation inhibitor MciZ: MKVYRKDNSIVLVGKAWEVRAKLKEYGRTFRYVGDWITGP; this comes from the coding sequence TTGAAGGTATACCGGAAGGATAACAGCATCGTATTGGTCGGAAAGGCTTGGGAAGTGCGGGCTAAACTGAAAGAGTACGGGCGGACATTCCGCTATGTCGGAGATTGGATCACCGGGCCTTAA
- a CDS encoding aldo/keto reductase: MRKRTLGRSDLEISEIGLGCMSLGTDKAKALSILDEAIELGINYLDTADLYDFGRNEEIVGEAVKNRRHDIILATKAGNRWNDEKDGWHWDASKGYIKEAVKNSLRRLKTDYIDLYQLHGGTMEDNIDETIEAFEDLKQEGVIRYYGISSIRPNVIKEYVKKSNITSIMMQYSLLDRRPEEWLPLLEENGISIVARGPVAKGLLTKKPLDQAAASIKENGYLTYSFEELAETKKAINAAAPDLSMTELSLQYLLSQPAVASVITGASSLEQLRENCSAAEARRLSSQEIKALQCHTKRDVYEAHRS; this comes from the coding sequence ATGAGAAAACGCACGCTAGGACGTTCTGATTTAGAAATAAGCGAAATTGGGCTCGGCTGCATGTCGCTGGGCACGGATAAAGCTAAAGCGCTGTCTATTTTGGATGAAGCGATTGAGCTTGGAATCAATTATTTAGACACTGCCGATCTTTATGATTTCGGCAGAAATGAGGAAATTGTCGGAGAGGCCGTCAAAAACCGCAGGCACGATATCATTTTAGCCACGAAAGCCGGGAACCGCTGGAATGATGAGAAAGACGGCTGGCATTGGGACGCTTCCAAAGGATACATAAAAGAAGCGGTCAAAAACAGCCTGCGCCGGCTGAAAACGGACTATATCGACCTTTATCAGCTGCATGGCGGCACGATGGAGGATAACATCGACGAAACGATCGAAGCATTCGAGGACTTAAAACAGGAAGGTGTCATCCGGTATTACGGCATTTCCTCGATTCGTCCGAATGTCATTAAAGAATATGTGAAAAAATCAAATATCACCAGCATTATGATGCAGTACAGCCTGCTGGACCGGCGTCCCGAGGAGTGGCTGCCTCTTTTAGAGGAGAACGGAATCAGCATAGTCGCCAGAGGACCGGTCGCTAAAGGGCTTCTTACGAAAAAACCGCTTGATCAAGCGGCCGCAAGCATAAAAGAGAACGGCTATTTAACATATTCTTTTGAAGAACTGGCAGAAACCAAGAAAGCGATTAACGCTGCCGCCCCTGATCTGAGCATGACGGAGCTTTCTCTTCAATACTTGCTTTCACAGCCGGCCGTCGCTTCTGTCATAACGGGAGCCAGCTCACTTGAGCAGCTGAGAGAAAACTGCTCGGCAGCAGAGGCCCGGCGTTTAAGCAGCCAGGAAATCAAAGCCCTGCAATGTCATACAAAACGGGACGTATACGAAGCCCATCGTTCTTAA
- a CDS encoding YqkE family protein, producing MKKQLPKEKHSLKDDLEEDLKAKLLQMKSELKEEDEKKQAQKKAEQIRKRKEIEKNKSFEELLNESSLDWHKYK from the coding sequence ATGAAAAAGCAGCTGCCTAAAGAAAAACACAGCTTAAAAGACGATCTGGAGGAAGATCTGAAGGCCAAGCTTTTGCAAATGAAAAGTGAGCTGAAGGAAGAAGACGAGAAAAAACAGGCACAGAAAAAGGCCGAACAAATCAGAAAGCGAAAAGAAATAGAAAAAAATAAAAGCTTTGAAGAGCTGCTGAATGAAAGCAGTCTCGATTGGCACAAATATAAATAA
- a CDS encoding DUF2552 family protein, with amino-acid sequence MNQKLKAIKQTAQHKTWVSFLNNNHPYSLLHWSIGGAESVQKDVWLLQDEMTFKAQEFTTIDLAIDWIGENMDGITDVL; translated from the coding sequence GTGAATCAAAAGCTGAAAGCCATTAAACAGACGGCACAGCATAAGACGTGGGTATCCTTCCTGAACAACAACCACCCGTACAGTCTGCTGCACTGGTCCATTGGAGGCGCTGAATCCGTTCAGAAGGATGTCTGGTTGCTTCAGGATGAGATGACCTTCAAAGCGCAGGAATTTACGACAATCGACCTCGCCATTGACTGGATCGGAGAAAATATGGACGGGATTACCGACGTTTTATGA
- a CDS encoding iron-sulfur cluster biosynthesis family protein has product MQIHVTDAAKHTFQQAMDANPQKKAQLRYDAEGCGCAVSGVPTIWLTDELTGQCERIETNGLPLYIQTSQKVFFDEEMTIDYNEKAKTLVLKSPAEMLSPRMSILVKQGETESESKAESH; this is encoded by the coding sequence ATGCAAATACATGTGACGGATGCGGCGAAACATACATTCCAGCAGGCGATGGACGCCAACCCGCAGAAAAAAGCGCAGCTCCGCTATGACGCAGAAGGCTGCGGATGCGCTGTCAGCGGCGTGCCGACCATCTGGCTGACGGACGAATTAACGGGGCAATGCGAACGCATTGAAACCAACGGACTTCCGCTTTACATCCAGACCTCTCAAAAAGTGTTTTTTGACGAGGAAATGACAATCGATTACAATGAAAAGGCGAAAACGCTCGTCTTAAAAAGCCCGGCAGAGATGCTGAGCCCGAGAATGAGCATATTAGTAAAGCAGGGAGAAACGGAAAGTGAATCAAAAGCTGAAAGCCATTAA
- a CDS encoding GNAT family N-acetyltransferase: MITFLQHTQEQTAREIAAVQRCSYQKEAELIGFFGIPALHETPRDIQRSRETFAGFKAKDQLIGVISYEKKGYELVICRLTVHPSGFRKGIGRALLQFVIDENRDAQKIEVATAKQNVPAVSLYLKTGFTEAGQIETPEGLTLSFFHFYPKRKAEVIPYKAEWKEMFEREKAVLIRIFGPALHSVSHIGSTSIPGMAAKPVIDILAEVKDILDADRYRPQLEALGYEAKGENGIKGRRFFQKGGNKRTHHVHIYETGHADVKRHLLFRDYLTARPEKAAQYMELKQQLAETYPYDMGKYIEGKNDWIKAAEQEAKDWESGLL; this comes from the coding sequence TTGATTACATTTTTACAGCATACACAAGAACAGACGGCGCGGGAAATTGCAGCGGTTCAGCGCTGCTCTTATCAAAAAGAAGCCGAGTTGATCGGCTTTTTCGGCATTCCCGCTCTGCATGAGACACCGCGTGACATACAGCGGTCACGGGAGACGTTTGCCGGTTTCAAGGCAAAAGATCAGCTCATAGGCGTCATTTCGTATGAAAAAAAGGGATATGAACTTGTCATATGCCGGCTGACGGTGCACCCGTCCGGCTTTCGGAAAGGAATCGGACGGGCGCTTCTTCAATTTGTGATAGACGAGAACCGGGACGCTCAAAAAATAGAGGTGGCTACCGCTAAACAAAACGTTCCGGCAGTCTCTCTCTATTTAAAAACCGGGTTCACGGAAGCCGGACAGATTGAGACGCCGGAAGGGCTGACCCTCTCGTTTTTTCATTTTTATCCGAAGAGGAAAGCGGAAGTCATTCCGTACAAGGCGGAATGGAAAGAGATGTTTGAGAGAGAGAAGGCGGTTTTGATCCGAATCTTCGGACCCGCACTCCATTCTGTCAGCCATATCGGAAGCACCTCCATCCCGGGGATGGCCGCAAAACCGGTCATTGATATACTGGCGGAGGTCAAAGATATTTTGGATGCTGACCGATACCGTCCGCAGCTGGAAGCACTCGGCTATGAGGCAAAAGGGGAGAACGGGATAAAGGGAAGGCGTTTTTTTCAAAAAGGCGGCAACAAGCGCACACACCACGTCCACATATACGAAACAGGACATGCGGACGTAAAGCGTCATCTGCTGTTCCGGGATTACCTCACCGCAAGACCTGAAAAAGCGGCTCAATACATGGAGCTGAAACAGCAGCTCGCCGAGACATACCCGTACGATATGGGAAAGTATATTGAAGGGAAAAATGACTGGATCAAGGCGGCTGAACAAGAGGCGAAGGACTGGGAGAGCGGTCTGCTGTAA
- a CDS encoding GNAT family N-acetyltransferase, which yields MDIRTITSEDYEMVTSVLNEWWGGRQMKEKLPRLFFEHFQDTSFITYGPEGMTGFLIGFQSQSDPETAYIHFSGVHPDFRKMQIGKQLYDRFMETVKKRGCTKVNCVTAPVNKVSIAYHTKLGFEPEKGTKTVNGIPVFANYDGPGQDRILFVKYI from the coding sequence ATGGATATTCGAACAATCACCTCTGAAGACTATGAAATGGTTACGTCTGTTTTGAATGAATGGTGGGGCGGCAGGCAAATGAAAGAAAAACTGCCGCGCTTGTTTTTTGAACATTTTCAGGACACAAGCTTTATTACATACGGGCCGGAGGGAATGACCGGTTTTTTAATTGGGTTTCAGTCACAGTCAGACCCTGAGACGGCCTACATTCATTTTTCCGGTGTGCACCCGGATTTCAGAAAAATGCAAATTGGAAAACAGCTCTACGACCGATTTATGGAGACGGTGAAAAAAAGGGGCTGCACAAAAGTCAATTGCGTGACGGCGCCTGTTAATAAAGTGTCAATTGCTTATCATACAAAGTTAGGCTTTGAACCTGAAAAAGGAACCAAAACCGTAAACGGAATCCCTGTTTTTGCGAATTATGACGGCCCGGGCCAAGACCGGATTCTGTTTGTGAAATACATATAG
- a CDS encoding DNA polymerase IV: protein MADILLVDMQSFYASVEKAEAPHLKNRPVIVSGDPERRSGVVLAACPLAKRYGVKNAERLWEAQAKCPDAVIVRPRMQRYIDVSVMITELFERYTDLVEPYSIDEQFLDVTGSRRLFGDPFTIAESIQQAIMREFGIYARVGIGPNKALAKMACDHFAKKNASGIHRLDMSNIRQDLWPLPVGKLFGIGKRMEHHLRRMGISTIGGLAGHPAELLKKRWGINGELLQRTARGIDPSPVTVNTHSRQKAIGHNMTLPRDYCRFEDIKVVLLELSEEVARRARFKQYIGHTVSVSIRGADFDSPSGFHRQRKLVSPTNFGMDIFKAAVKLFKEHWNGEPVRSAGVALSQLEPCDYVQLSLFDSLEKKISLGKVLDDIHERYGPASLLHAASLTEAGQAFHRAEKIGGHYK from the coding sequence ATGGCTGATATTCTTCTTGTTGATATGCAATCGTTTTATGCGTCTGTAGAAAAAGCGGAAGCGCCTCATCTTAAAAACCGGCCCGTCATCGTTTCGGGAGATCCCGAAAGACGTAGCGGGGTCGTGCTTGCGGCTTGTCCGCTCGCCAAACGATACGGCGTAAAAAACGCCGAACGGCTGTGGGAAGCGCAGGCCAAATGCCCCGACGCCGTTATCGTCCGTCCGCGGATGCAGCGGTATATTGATGTATCCGTCATGATTACCGAACTGTTTGAGCGGTATACCGACCTTGTAGAACCCTACTCCATCGATGAGCAGTTTCTCGACGTGACCGGAAGCAGGCGGCTGTTCGGTGATCCTTTTACAATCGCCGAAAGCATTCAACAAGCGATTATGCGTGAATTCGGTATTTATGCCCGTGTCGGCATCGGGCCGAATAAAGCGCTCGCGAAAATGGCTTGCGACCATTTTGCCAAAAAAAACGCATCCGGCATCCACAGGCTGGATATGTCAAATATCAGGCAGGATCTGTGGCCTCTGCCGGTCGGAAAACTATTCGGCATCGGAAAACGGATGGAGCATCATTTAAGACGGATGGGCATCAGCACAATCGGCGGGCTTGCCGGGCATCCTGCCGAACTGCTGAAAAAACGGTGGGGCATTAACGGCGAATTGCTTCAGCGGACGGCCCGCGGCATCGATCCCTCTCCAGTCACCGTAAACACGCACAGCCGGCAAAAAGCGATCGGCCATAACATGACGCTCCCCAGGGACTACTGCCGCTTTGAGGATATCAAAGTCGTTTTGCTGGAGTTAAGCGAAGAAGTGGCCCGCCGCGCCCGTTTCAAACAGTACATCGGCCATACGGTTTCGGTCAGCATCAGAGGCGCAGATTTTGATTCTCCTTCAGGTTTTCACAGACAGAGAAAGCTCGTCTCTCCGACCAATTTCGGAATGGATATTTTTAAAGCGGCGGTCAAGCTCTTCAAAGAGCATTGGAACGGTGAGCCCGTCCGCAGCGCCGGCGTCGCCCTTTCCCAGCTGGAGCCCTGTGATTATGTTCAGCTGAGCCTGTTTGATTCCCTGGAAAAAAAGATCAGCCTCGGCAAAGTATTGGATGATATTCATGAGCGGTACGGCCCCGCGTCGCTGCTCCATGCCGCTTCGCTGACAGAGGCCGGCCAAGCCTTTCACCGGGCCGAAAAAATCGGCGGGCACTACAAATAA
- a CDS encoding YolD-like family protein, with protein sequence MNPNKLTPGYNVMWESSRMMLPEHREQLLAKKRKEREFRPPELSEEQMNDMNRTITASIEEDRAISVTYASAHGPRRFWGWVKQVMHDEKRLKIINDEDALSLPFHLILSAELE encoded by the coding sequence ATGAATCCGAACAAATTAACCCCCGGGTATAATGTCATGTGGGAGTCAAGCCGGATGATGCTGCCCGAACATCGGGAGCAGCTGCTTGCAAAAAAACGAAAAGAACGGGAATTCCGGCCTCCGGAACTGAGCGAAGAGCAAATGAACGACATGAACCGCACCATTACGGCGTCGATTGAAGAAGACAGGGCCATTTCGGTCACCTACGCTTCAGCACACGGCCCCCGCCGGTTTTGGGGATGGGTAAAACAAGTGATGCACGACGAAAAGCGTTTAAAAATCATAAACGATGAAGATGCATTATCGCTGCCGTTTCATCTTATTCTCTCAGCTGAATTGGAATAA
- a CDS encoding YqzH family protein, with translation MDQFIEKMLGQALRQYGRNVSTDPLSPYEKQRLKKALEERRNEEPDEDLHAHVEDIIYDYVTNQGQFS, from the coding sequence ATGGATCAATTTATAGAAAAAATGCTGGGACAGGCCCTCCGCCAGTATGGACGGAATGTGTCGACAGATCCGCTGAGCCCCTATGAAAAACAGCGTTTAAAAAAAGCTTTAGAAGAAAGAAGGAACGAAGAACCCGATGAGGATCTCCATGCCCATGTAGAAGATATTATCTACGATTACGTCACCAACCAGGGCCAGTTCTCCTGA
- a CDS encoding AI-2E family transporter, whose amino-acid sequence MPVGPYFKIGYAVLLLFLIIYLGTLIDFLFQPVVITAKTLFPPIVLSGVLYYLCRPIVRVLHEKVKLPEGIAILAIYAVTAGLFVLFLYTAGPAVQKQFAAFTDHIPELSAKAENWIRHLQDSKWFSRIQHEDSFKKAADKAANYSGSIADSLSSLAGAAANAAITAAIIPFALYYMLKEGNKAPRRLLRLLPEKHQKEGKQILQDMDEALSSYIQGQLLVSFCVGVLVTTGYFIIGLDYPLVLGAFAMVTNLIPFIGPWIGTFPGVIVGLFDSPTRAVLVVIVVVIVQQLESQLISPQIMGRKLDIHPLTIIFLLLAAGKFSGIAGMLLAIPGYAVAKVIISHMQKLFILRKKQG is encoded by the coding sequence ATGCCAGTCGGGCCTTATTTCAAGATCGGATATGCCGTTCTTTTGTTATTCCTCATTATTTATCTCGGAACATTAATAGACTTTTTGTTCCAGCCTGTTGTGATTACGGCTAAAACCTTGTTTCCGCCCATTGTATTATCGGGGGTCCTTTACTATTTGTGCCGCCCGATCGTCAGAGTGCTGCATGAGAAAGTAAAGCTGCCCGAAGGCATCGCGATTTTAGCGATTTATGCGGTAACAGCCGGCCTTTTTGTCCTCTTCCTTTATACGGCGGGCCCTGCCGTTCAAAAACAGTTTGCAGCCTTCACAGATCATATCCCTGAGCTTTCCGCAAAAGCTGAAAATTGGATCAGACACCTTCAGGACAGCAAATGGTTTTCCCGGATTCAGCATGAGGATTCCTTTAAAAAAGCAGCGGACAAAGCCGCAAATTATTCAGGTTCAATCGCTGATTCTCTCAGCAGCCTGGCCGGTGCGGCTGCCAATGCCGCCATCACCGCCGCCATCATTCCGTTTGCGCTGTATTACATGTTAAAGGAAGGAAATAAAGCGCCCCGGCGGCTGCTGCGGCTTCTTCCGGAAAAACATCAGAAAGAAGGAAAACAAATCCTTCAGGACATGGATGAGGCTCTCAGTTCATACATACAAGGACAGCTGCTCGTCAGTTTTTGTGTCGGTGTTCTCGTTACGACCGGCTATTTCATAATCGGGCTCGATTATCCGCTCGTCCTGGGTGCGTTCGCCATGGTGACAAACCTGATTCCGTTTATCGGGCCTTGGATCGGCACATTTCCGGGAGTCATTGTCGGATTGTTCGATTCACCGACGCGAGCGGTGCTGGTGGTTATAGTCGTCGTCATTGTCCAGCAGCTTGAAAGCCAGCTGATTTCCCCGCAAATTATGGGCCGGAAGCTTGACATTCACCCGCTGACCATCATTTTTCTTCTGCTTGCCGCCGGTAAATTCTCGGGTATTGCCGGGATGCTGCTGGCCATTCCCGGCTATGCGGTTGCAAAGGTGATCATAAGCCATATGCAGAAACTGTTCATTCTCAGAAAAAAACAAGGCTAG
- a CDS encoding DUF4083 family protein → MNIGDVIFQFVSFIASAIFLFAVIYVFRSMKQRRQQLDRIEKKLDALREEKNRK, encoded by the coding sequence ATGAACATCGGTGATGTCATTTTTCAATTCGTTTCATTTATTGCATCCGCGATTTTCCTGTTTGCCGTGATATACGTATTCAGAAGCATGAAGCAGCGCCGCCAGCAATTGGACAGGATCGAAAAGAAACTCGATGCGCTGCGCGAAGAAAAAAACCGCAAATAA
- the coaA gene encoding type I pantothenate kinase, whose amino-acid sequence MKSKELNLHTLYTQHSRESWSGFGGHLSIAVSEEEAKAVEGLNDYLSVEEVETIYIPLVRLLHLHVTSAARRNQHVNVFLKHPHSAKIPFIIGIAGSVAVGKSTTARILQKLLSRLPDRPKVSLVTTDGFLYPTAELKRKNLLSRKGFPESYDVKALLEFLNDIKSGKERVEAPLYSHLTYDREEGAVEVVEGADIVIIEGINVLQSPTLEDDREDPRIFVSDFFDFSIYVDAEESRIFTWYLERFRLLRETAFQDPASYFHKFKDLSDAEADAMAASIWESVNRPNLYENILPTKFRSDLILRKGDGHKVEEVLVRRV is encoded by the coding sequence GTGAAAAGTAAAGAATTGAACTTACATACATTGTACACGCAGCACAGCCGCGAGTCGTGGTCCGGATTCGGCGGCCATCTTTCCATTGCCGTTTCAGAGGAAGAAGCCAAGGCCGTAGAGGGGCTGAACGACTACCTATCGGTTGAAGAAGTAGAAACGATTTACATTCCGCTTGTGCGCCTGCTCCACCTTCATGTCACGTCTGCCGCAAGACGGAATCAGCATGTCAACGTGTTTCTGAAGCATCCGCATTCAGCGAAAATCCCGTTTATTATCGGGATCGCGGGCAGCGTCGCCGTCGGCAAAAGCACGACGGCGAGAATTTTGCAAAAGCTTCTTTCCCGTCTGCCGGACAGGCCGAAGGTGAGTCTGGTGACAACCGACGGTTTCTTGTATCCGACGGCGGAATTAAAAAGGAAGAACCTTCTGTCCAGAAAGGGATTCCCGGAAAGTTATGACGTAAAAGCGCTGCTTGAGTTTCTGAATGATATAAAATCAGGGAAAGAGAGAGTGGAGGCGCCCCTATATTCCCATCTTACTTATGACAGGGAAGAGGGCGCCGTCGAAGTTGTCGAAGGTGCGGATATCGTCATTATCGAAGGAATCAATGTCCTGCAGTCGCCGACTTTAGAGGACGACAGGGAAGATCCGCGGATTTTTGTATCGGATTTCTTTGATTTTTCGATTTATGTGGATGCGGAAGAAAGCCGGATTTTCACGTGGTATTTGGAGCGCTTCCGCCTTTTAAGAGAAACCGCTTTTCAGGACCCGGCTTCTTATTTTCATAAATTTAAGGATTTGTCTGATGCAGAAGCGGATGCCATGGCCGCCTCCATTTGGGAGAGCGTCAACCGTCCGAATCTGTATGAAAATATTCTGCCGACAAAATTCAGATCAGATTTGATTTTGAGAAAAGGTGACGGCCATAAAGTTGAAGAGGTGCTGGTAAGACGGGTGTGA
- the dsdA gene encoding D-serine ammonia-lyase, which translates to MSDRDIRTALMEEPFVRQMAEAREVFWINPHKNDDHIKHAAEWNEEIAEAEERLRRFAPYIASAFPETKEAGGLIESPLVLINEMKKRLEHSAGRAFPGRLLLKCDDELPISGSIKARGGIYEVLKHAEDLAQKAGMLSKDDDYSILTEKRFTDFFSKYSIAVGSTGNLGLSIGIIGAKLGFCVTVHMSGDAKQWKKELLREKGVRVIEYEADYSLAVKEGRIQAQQDPYCYFIDDEHSRDLFLGYAVAGGRVKKQLDQMNIKPDADEPLFVYLPCGVGGGPGGVALALKLVYGEHVHIFFGEPTHSPCMLLGLFSGLHDGISVQDIGLDNQTAADGLAVGRPSGLAGPLMEPILSGCYTADDSTLFSLLYQLRASENKSLEPSALAGMAGAVKFVQTEAGNRYIKERGLEMENAVHLVWSTGGSMVPDEEMEEYSRIGSSFAKKMGRQ; encoded by the coding sequence ATGTCTGATCGGGATATACGCACGGCATTGATGGAAGAGCCTTTCGTCAGGCAAATGGCGGAGGCGCGTGAAGTCTTTTGGATCAACCCGCACAAAAACGATGATCACATAAAACATGCCGCTGAATGGAATGAGGAGATTGCTGAAGCGGAAGAAAGGCTGCGCCGGTTTGCGCCTTATATCGCATCAGCTTTCCCGGAGACGAAAGAGGCGGGAGGTCTCATTGAATCTCCGCTTGTCTTGATCAATGAAATGAAGAAACGTCTGGAACACAGCGCCGGCCGGGCTTTCCCTGGGCGTCTGCTTTTGAAATGCGACGATGAACTGCCGATTTCCGGTTCCATTAAAGCCCGCGGCGGGATTTACGAAGTGCTGAAGCATGCAGAAGACCTCGCGCAAAAAGCGGGAATGCTCTCAAAAGATGATGATTACAGCATATTGACTGAGAAGCGGTTTACTGATTTTTTCTCGAAATATTCTATAGCCGTCGGCTCTACAGGCAATTTAGGCCTTAGTATCGGCATAATCGGCGCGAAGCTCGGCTTTTGTGTGACCGTGCATATGTCCGGTGACGCAAAGCAGTGGAAAAAGGAGCTGCTCCGGGAAAAAGGGGTCCGCGTCATCGAATACGAAGCAGACTACAGTCTGGCTGTTAAAGAGGGGCGTATTCAGGCGCAGCAGGACCCTTATTGTTATTTTATTGATGATGAGCATTCACGGGATCTGTTTTTGGGCTATGCTGTTGCGGGGGGACGTGTGAAAAAGCAGCTCGATCAAATGAACATAAAGCCTGATGCTGATGAGCCGCTTTTCGTCTATCTGCCGTGCGGGGTCGGAGGAGGCCCGGGCGGCGTCGCGCTTGCGCTAAAGCTGGTCTATGGCGAACATGTCCATATTTTTTTCGGGGAGCCGACGCACTCACCGTGTATGCTGTTAGGGCTGTTTTCCGGTTTGCATGACGGAATCAGCGTGCAGGATATCGGTCTTGATAATCAAACGGCCGCCGACGGACTTGCGGTGGGAAGGCCGTCCGGACTGGCCGGCCCTCTTATGGAACCTATACTCAGCGGCTGTTATACCGCTGATGACAGCACGCTTTTTTCGCTGCTTTATCAATTAAGAGCGTCCGAGAATAAGAGCCTTGAGCCTTCTGCCCTCGCCGGTATGGCCGGAGCTGTCAAGTTCGTTCAGACCGAAGCGGGAAACCGTTATATAAAAGAGCGGGGGCTTGAGATGGAAAATGCCGTGCATCTTGTGTGGAGCACCGGCGGGAGCATGGTTCCGGACGAGGAAATGGAAGAGTACAGCCGCATCGGTTCCTCGTTTGCGAAAAAAATGGGCAGACAGTGA